The following are from one region of the Oenanthe melanoleuca isolate GR-GAL-2019-014 chromosome 23, OMel1.0, whole genome shotgun sequence genome:
- the WDTC1 gene encoding WD and tetratricopeptide repeats protein 1, which produces MLGCTAALPTASPRLPHCKKMAKANITRDIIHRQIKERGALGFERHYHVTDPFIRRLGLEAELQGHSGCVNCLEWNEKGDLLASGSDDQHTIVWDPLHHKKLLSMHTGHTANIFSVKFLPHSGDRILITGAADSKVHVHDLTVKETVHMFGDHTNRVKRIATAPMWPNTFWSAAEDGLIRQYDLRESSKRSEVLIDLTEYCGQLVEAKCLTVNPQDNNYLAVGASGPFVRLYDIRMIHNHRKSMKQSPSAGVHTFCDRQKPLPDGAAQYYVAGHLPVKLPDYNNRLRVLVATYVTFSPDGTELLVNMGGEQVYLFDLTYKQRPYTFLLPKKCHTSGEVQNGKTSTNGVSNGIHIHSNGFRLAEGRAHASPQVELPPYLERIKQQANEAFACQLWTQAIQLYSKAVQKAPNNAMLYGNRAAAYMKRKWDGDHYDALRDCLKAISLNPCHLKAHFRLARCLFELKYVAEALECLDDFKGKFPEQAHSSACDALDRDINAALFSKSDTAEDKKGGGPIRLRATGRKDSISEDEMVLRERSYDYKFRYCGHCNTTTDIKEANFFGSNAQYIVSGSDDGSFFIWEKETTNLVRVLQGDESIVNCLQPHPSYCFLATSGIDPVVRLWNPRPESETLNGRVVLDMEGASQANQRRMNADPLEVMLLNMGYRITGLSSAGAAGSDDEDSSEGQVQCRPS; this is translated from the exons gagaggggagcgcTGGGCTTTGAGCGCCACTACCACGTCACCGACCCCTTCATCCGGCgcctggggctggaggctgagctgcag GGTCACTCTGGGTGTGTCAACTGTCTGGAATGGAATGAAAAAGGAGA CTTGTTGGCCTCTGGCTCTGATGACCAGCATACCATTGTGTGGGATCCTCTGCACCACAAGAAACTCCTTTCTATgcacacaggacacactgcaAACATCTTTTCTGTCAAG tTTTTGCCACACTCGGGGGATCGCATCCTCATCACCGGTGCTGCTGACTCCAAGGTGCATGTGCACGACCTGACTGTCAAGGAGACTGTGCACATGTTTGGGGATCACACCAACAGAGTGAAGCGGATTGCCACGGCTCCCATGTGGCCAAACACCTTCTGGAGTGCAGCAGAGGATGGCTTAATCAG gcagTACGACCTGCGGGAGAGCAGCAAGCGCTCCGAGGTGCTGATAGATCTGACTGAGTACTGTGGGCAGCTGGTGGAGGCCAAGTGCCTGACAGTGAACCCCCAGGACAACAACTACCTGGCCGTGGGGGCCAGCGGCCCCTTCGTGCGGCTCTACGACATCCGCATGATCCACAACCACAG GAAGAGCATGAAGCAGAGCCCTTCAGCTGGAGTGCACACCTTCTGTGACCGGCAGAAGCCCCTCCCGGACGGGGCGGCTCAGTACTACGTGGCAG GGCACCTCCCAGTGAAGCTCCCAGACTACAATAACCGGCTGAGGGTCCTGGTGGCCACGTATGTGACCTTCAGCCCCGACGGCACCGAGCTCTTGGTCAACATGGGCGGGGAGCAG gTCTATTTGTTTGATCTGACATACAAACAGCGACCATACACTTTTCTCCTCCCAAAGAAGTGCCACACTTCAGGGG AAGTGCAGAATGGAAAAACCTCCACCAATGGAGTGTCCAACGGGATCCACATCCACAGCAACGGCTTCCGCCTGGCCGAGGGCAGGGCTCATGCCAG cccccaggtgGAGCTGCCCCCGTACCTGGAGAGGATCAAGCAGCAAGCCAACGAGGCCTTTGCCTGCCAGCTGTGGACCCAGGCCATCCAGCTGTACAGCAAGGCTGTGCAGAAAGCCCCCAACAACGCCATGCTCTACgggaacagagctgctgcctaCATGAAACGCAAGTG ggatggggaccaTTACGATGCTCTGAGGGACTGCTTGAAGGCCATATCCCTGAACCCCTGCCACCTGAAGGCCCATTTCCGCCTCGCCCGCTGCCTCTTTGAGCTCAAGTACGTGGCAGAAGCACTGGAGTGTCTGGATGACTTTAAAGGGAAGTTTCCAGAACAagcacacagcagtgcctgcGATGCACTAGACAGGGACATCAATGCTGCCCTCTTCTCCAAGAGTGATACcg CTGAAGACAAGAAGGGGGGTGGCCCGATCCGGCTGCGAGCCACGGGCCGCAAGGACTCCATCTCCGAGGACGAGATGGTGCTGAGGGAGCGCAGCTACGACTACAAGTTCCGCTACTGCGGCCACTGCAACACCACCACCGACATCAAGGAGGCCAACTTCTTTGGCAG CAATGCCCAGTACATCGTCAGCGGCTCCGATGACGGCTCCTTCTTCATCTGGGAGAAGGAAACCACCAACCTGGTGCGAGTGCTGCAGGGGGATGAGTCCATAGTGAACTGCCTGCAGCCTCACCCCAGCTACTGCTTCCTGGCCACCAGCGGCATCGACCCGGTGGTGCGGCTCTGGAACCCCCGGCCGGAG AGCGAGACCCTGAACGGGCGCGTGGTGCTGGACATGGAGGGCGCCTCCCAGGCCAACCAGCGGCGCATGAACGCCGACCCGCTGGAGGTGATGCTGCTCAACATGGGCTACAGGATCACGGGGCTCAgcagcgccggggccgcgggctCCGACGACGAGGACAGCTCAGAGGGGCAGGTGCAGTGCCGGCCCAGCTAA